From the Mycobacterium sp. 155 genome, the window CCGCCGGCCCCATGGTGACGGCCGACGCCACCACGACGACCATGCCGATCGCGACGGGCTCACCCATGGTGGCGAAGTACGGCAATCGCGCGAAGCTGAGGCAGTACGTCGCTCCGGCGATCGTCAGGCCGGAACCGATGATGACGGGTGACACCGATTTGAACGTCGTGTAGTAAGCGTCTTCGCGTTCTTCACCGGCACTGCGGGCCTCGCGGTAGCGGCCGAACAGGAAGATGCCGTAGTCGGTCGCCGCCGCAATCGCGAGCATCGTCAGGATGTTGCCGGCGAAGGTGGTCAACCCGAACACGTCGTGCGTGGCGAGCACCGACACCACGCCACGGGCTGTCAGCAAGCCGACGCCGGTCAGCAGCAGCTGCACGAGGGTGGTGCGGATCGACCGGTAGACGATGAGCAGCATTCCCGCGATCGCCACGAGTGTGTACAGGGTGATCTGACCGAGGCTGGCGTTACCGATGACATGGAGATCGTCGGTCAGGGCCGCCGGCCCGGCGACGTAGGCCTGCACCCCCGGCGGGGCCGGAGTGTCTTTGATGACCTCCCGGACCAGGTCCACGCCCTGGTTGGCCAGAGTCTGGCCCTGCTCACCGGCCAGGTTGAGCATCACATACGAGGCCTTGCCGTCGGCGCTCTGCGCTCCGGCAGCCGTCAGCGTGTCACCCCAGAAGTCCTGGATGTGCTGGATGTGGTCGGGATGCTCCCGAAGCTTGCGGATGATGTCGTCGTAATACCGATGCGCCTCGGGACCGAGTGGGCCCTGCCCCTCCACGACGATCATCACCGTGCTGTTGGAGTTGAACTCCTGGAAGTTCGCGCCCATGCGTTTCATCGCGATCATCGACGGCGCATCGGCCGGCGCCATGGGCGCCGAGTGCTCCTCGCCGACGACTTCCAGTTGCGGCGCGATCACATTGACCACGACCGCGAACGCGACCCAGAACAGGATGATCGGCACCGCTAGGACGCGCATGGCGTGGGCGAAGTAGGGCCGGTGACCGCGGGCGTTCTTGGCGTGCGCGGGCTGAGCGGGTTCGGCGGGCACTGTGTCTGTATCTGTCATGCGGACTTCACCAGGCAATAGGTCTGGGCATTGATGCCATCGGCAGACTGCTCTTCACGAACGGTTCCGTTCACGGTGACGCGACAGCCGATCTGGTCGCTGTCGCTGCGGGCCATGAGGTTGGCACTGACCGTCGGAAGAGTCGTCGAGAGTGTGACCGACCACGGCAGGGGCGTGTTGACCTGATGGATGTTCGCGTCCGGGTCGAAATAGCTGATCTGTGCCGTGGTGCCCGGTGGGCCGTACACGTCGTACACCAAAATCTTCGGGTTGAACTGAACGATCTCGATGCCCGCGCCGGCATTGGCGTTGAGGTCTTCGGAGCCGAACATGCGGTGCAGACGGGACACCACCAGACCTGAGATCGCCAATACGACGATCAGAACCAGAGGTATCCACAGCACCTTGAATGCTCGTGCGATTCGTCTCGCCATCACCCATACCTCCCGACATCACCCGAACTGTGCGAATGCTTAGCGAATTAGTTCGAATAACTATGTACAGCGGGGAGAAACCTTACACCCAACTTCCGTCGTCCGCCCCATCAAACCCTCCCGATTCCGGCGGGACACCGCCGTCCGCCGGCGGTGTACCATTATGCATAGAACGTCTATGCATCCCGGAGGCGACGTGCCAAATTGCGATGTAGCGTCGGCGAGTAGGCCGACATTCGATGACGCGGGGACTGCCGCCCGGTTCGCCGCCGAAGCACTACCGCACCTCGACCAGATACGCCGCGGCGCATACCGTTTGACTGCGAGCAAGTACGACGCCGAGGATCTGGTCCAGGAGACACTGCTCAAGGCCTACAGCGGTTTTCACACCTATCAGCCGGACACCAACATGCGCGCCTGGCTTTTCCGCATCATGCAGAACACGTGGACATCCGCTTATTACGCCCGCCAGCGACGCCCCAATGAGCTGCTGTGCGAGGGATTGTCCGATTGGCAGCTACTCGACGAACGCATCTTCACACCGGTCGGGCTGCGCGCGGCCGAGATCGAGGCAATGACCATGTCGTACGACGACGAGATCATTCGTGCACTCAAGGCCATACCGTTGCAGAATCGGATGGCGGTGTACTTCGCCGATATCGAGGGATACCAGTACCGCGAAATCGCCGCCATGATGGGTACGCCTATCGGCACCGTCATGTCACGCCTGGCCCGTGGCCGCAGCCGCCTACGTGCCCTCCTCAGTGAGTGCCGACGGCGCACGCAAAGCGGTGAAACAGAACAGCCCGCCTAGGCTGCCATACCGCGGTCGGGGGTTCGGTAGTCGTCGCAATGCTGAGCGCGTTGCGGCCGCCGACCCTAGGGTCATCAGCTATGAATCGACTGGATCGCTTCTTCGAAGTCTCGGCGCGTGGCTCCACCATCCCAGCCGAGATACGTGGTGGCGTCGTCACGTTCATCGCGATGGCCTACATCATCGTGTTGAACCCGGTCATCCTGTCGAGCGCTCAGGACGTGGCAGGCAACAAGCTGACGTTCGCGCAAGTATCGGCGACGACATCGCTGGCCGCTGGTGTCATGACGATCCTGTTCGGCGTCATCGCGCGGATGCCGTTCGCGTTCGCAGCAGGGCTCGGCATCAACTCCTTCCTGGCGACCACCGTCGTCGGGTCGGTCACCTGGCCAGAGGCGATGGGTCTCGTCGTCATCAACGGTCTCGTGATCGTGCTCTTAGCGGCCACCGGTCTGCGCCGCCTGGTGTTCGACGCCGTGCCGATGCAGCTCAAACTGGCGATCACTGCGGGCATCGGGTTATTCATCCTGTTCATCGGTCTCGTCGACGCCGGCTTCGTGGGTTCCACGGGCCGGCCGTCACCGCCGGTCGGTCTGGGTATCGGCGGCACCGGTTCGATCAACACCGTGCCGACCGTGGTCTTCGTGTTCACCCTGCTGGTCACCGGCATCCTGGTGGCCCGCCGGGTACGCGGCGGCATCCTCATCGGTCTTGCCACGGGCACCGTGGTCGCGATCATCGTCGAAGCGATCTGGCATCTCGGCTCGGCGACCGAGCATCCCGGCGGCTGGGGCCTGTCGGTGCCTTCGCTGTCCGGTTCCCCGTTCGCATTGCCCGACATGTCCCTGGTCGGTGCGTTCAGCCTCGGCAGCTTCGGCCGGATCGGCGCGCTGGCCGCCATCATGCTGGTGTTCACGCTGGTGTTCGCCAACTTCTTCGACGCCATGGGCACCATGACCGGCCTGTCCCGGGAGGCCGGCCTGTCCGACGCGCAGGGCACCTTCCCGCGGCTGCGGTCCGCGTTGATCGTCGAGGGGGCGGGCGCCGTCGTCGGTGGCGCCTCCTCGGCCTCGTCGAACACCGTGTTCATCGAATCCGGTGCAGGTATCGAGGAGGGAGCCCGCACCGGGCTGGCCAACCTCGTCACGGGCACCCTGTTCCTGGCCGCCATGTTCGTCTCACCGCTGGCCTCGATCGTGCCCACGGAAGTCGCCGCCGCGGCGCTGGTGATCGTGGGCGCGATGATGGTGTCGCACCTACGCCACATCGACATTTCAGAGTTCTCGATCGCGCTGCCCGTCGTACTCACGGTGGCGACCATGGCGTTCAGCTACTCGATCGCCAATGGCATCGGCGTCGGTTTCGTCGCGTGGGCGGTGCTGCGGTCGGCCGCGGGCAAGGCCCGTGAGATCAGCCCGCTGTTGTGGATCGTCGCGGCCGGCTTCGTCCTGTACTTCGCGCGGGGCTGGATCGAATCGCTCATCGGCATGCACTGACAGGTAATCTTCAGGGTCATGGGGATGCGCCGATGAGCCGCTTGCGCGAAGAGCGAAAACCGTGAGCGCCGGCCTATTCGGTTTGCTCGACGACATTGCGGCGCTGGCGCGTCTCGCCGCGGCTTCGATCGACGACGTCGGTGCCGCGACCGGCAAGGCGACCGCCAAGGCCGCCGGTGTGGTGATCGACGACACCGCGGTGACGCCACAGTACGTGCACGGCATCACTGCCGACCGCGAACTACCGGTCATCAAGCGCATCGCGATCGGCTCTTTGCGCAACAAGATCGTGTTCATCCTGCCCGTGGCACTGCTGCTGAGCCAGTTTGCACCGTGGTTGCTGACACCGATCCTGATGCTGGGTGCGACCTACCTCTGCTTCGAGGGTGCCGAAAAGGTCTGGGGCTACGCCACAAAGCACGGGGCCGATGGGCACCACGACACGCCGGCCGGGGCCGTCGGTGGGGACGCCGAACGCTACATGGTGACCGGTGCGATACGCACCGATCTCATCCTGTCCGCCGAGATCATGGTCATCGCGCTCAACGAGGTGGCCCACCAACCGTTTTTCCCCCGGCTGATCATCCTGATCATCGTCGCGCTGGTGATCACCGCCGCGGTGTACGGCGTGGTCGCCGGCATCGTGAAGATGGATGACATCGGACTGATTCTGACACAACGTAATTCGCGTTTCGCCAAGTGGATGGGCCGCGGCCTGGTTGCCGGGATGCCCAAACTGCTCACCGCCCTGTCTGCCATCGGCACGATCGCGATGCTGTGGGTCGGTGGTCACATCCTGCTCGCCGGAACCAATACCCTTGGCTGGCACGGCCCTTACGGTCTGGTGCACCATGCCGAGGAATTCGTGCGTCATGCCCTGTCGAATGCGGCAGGCTTGGGCGGTCTGGCAGCCTGGCTGGTCAATACCACCGTATCGGCCGTCATCGGCTTGGTGGTCGGCGCGATCGTGGTCGCGATCGTTCACGTGCTGCCCTTCGGCAAGAAGAACAGCCACGCCTGACGCAAAATCGACTGTCGAACTGGCAATCTCACGCACCTCGACGACACCGAACGTGTTCAACCCGCAGCAGCCACACCCGTCACAGCAGCATCGCGAAGTCTTTGGCAAGTGCCCCACGAGACGCGTCAGCTAAAGTGGTACCCGTCACGTTGGGCAAATCGGCGCTCTCGGTAGGGTCCGAAATCGACGGTGGCGTCTGAAGCGTTTATCCGAAGGGAGCGGCATGGACGAGATCCTGGCCCGTGCCGGCATCTTCCGGGGTCTACAGCCCGGCGCCGTGGCGGCACTGAAACATCAGCTCGAGCCTGTGTCGTTCCCGCGCGGCCGCACGATCTTCGTCGAAGGCGAGCCCGGCGACACGCTGTACATCATCATCTCGGGCAAAGTGAAGATCGGCCGCAGGACCGCGGACGGCCGCGAAAACCTGATCACGTTGATGGGCCCGTCGGATATGTTCGGTGAGCTCGCCATCTTCGACCCGGGTCCACGCACCTCCACCGTCACCGCCCTCACCGAAGTGTCGACCGTGTCGATGAACCACTCGGCACTCCGGCCGTGGATCACCGAAGAGCCCGAGATCGCCGAACAGCTGCTGCGGGTACTGGCCCGCCGACTGCGTCGCACCAACGACAATCTGTGCGACCTCATCTTCACCGACGTGCCGGGTCGGGTTGCCAAGCAGTTGCTCTATCTCGCACAGCGGTTCGGAAGCCGCGAAGGTAACTCGCTGCGGGTCAACCACGAACTGACCCAGGAAGAAATCGCCCAGCTCGTCGGCTCGTCCCGTGAGACGGTCAACAAGGCGCTCGCCGATTTCACCCAACGCGGCTGGATTCGCGTGCAGAGCAAAAGCATTCTGATCGACAACCCCGAGCGGCTGGCGTTACGCGCCAAGTAGGTCGCGTCAGCGCCGACGACCGGTTCACCGGGCCGCCGGTCAGGCTGATCGTGCTACCGCTACCGGCGCGCGCGTAAGCTCGCCGCAGCCGAACGGACGGTGTCGGTGATGGTCGAGACCATCACGCTGTCCAGCTTCCAGCACTGCCAGTACAGCGGAACGTCGAGGTACTGGGGAGCGATCGGGACCCAGGAATCCTCGACGAGCTCCTCGGGGTACATGCCCCACCCCAACCCGGCGCGCACGGCCGCGCCGAATCCCTCTGCGGTAGGGATGAAGTGGGTAGGGCGGGCGATGTCTTTGCGGAACACCTTGCGTACCAAGCTGTCTTGCAACGCGTCGTCGCGGTTCCACGCCAGTGACGGCGCCTGCGCGGCGGCCGCCGCGGTGAATCCGTCGGGCAGGTACCGGTCAACGTAACCGGCAGTGGACACGGGCACGTACCGCATGGCACCGAGCGGGTACACGCGGCAGCCCGGCACCGGCCGGCGCTCGGTGGTCACCACGCCCATCACGACGCCTTCACGCAACAGTTGGGCCGAGTGGTCCTGGTCCCCGATGCGGATGTCGAACAGCACGCCGGGCAGTCGCGCCAGCACTGCGGTGAACCAGGTCGCCATCGAATCGGCATTGACCGCCAGCGCAATCCGGGTCCACGGGGCGGCATCACCACCCATCTCCGCCAGTGCCTCGGACTCCAGTAGCGCTGTCTGTGCAGCGAGCCTCAGGAGGGGAACTCCGGCCGTCGTTGCGACGCAAGGCTTGTCCCGGACCACCAGAACCTGCCCCACCCGTTGCTCCAGGGCTTTGATCCGTTGGCTCACGGCTGACGGAGTGACATGCAGCCTGGCCGCGGCGGCGTCGAAACTGCCCGACTCGATCACGGCGGCCAGTGCGGCGAGTTGCTGGCCGTCGATACGCATGTTCGAAGCTAACCACGGGCGCCACCGCCTTGGGCTCGGTGGCGGGCGGTCACCTGTTCGAGAAAGTGACGTACGAGATATTGATAGTGCCCTAACTATTAGGGTACTTTTCAATCATGCCCGCACAGACCTCGGTGGAAGTCGATCCACTCGCCCTCGAACGGCAGGTCTGTTTCGCACTGGCCATCAGCAACCGGGCCGTGCAGGCCGTCTACCGCCCGCTGCTGGAACCGCTGGGCATCACCCACCCGCAGTACCTGGTGATGCTGGCACTGTGGGATCACCACCGGTCGGCTGTCGGCGGCCTGCCACCGCTGTCCGTCAAGCAGATCGCCGCGGCGTTACAGCTCGAATCCGCGACACTGTCACCGATGCTCAAGCGGCTCGAGACGCTGGGCTTGATCACCCGTACCCGCAGCACGGGTGACGAACGCTCGACCGACATCGGTCTGACCGACGCTGGGATCGCCCTGCGCGACCGGGCTTTGGAGATCCCGCCGGCCGTCGTCGCTCGATTGGGCGTCGACATGGCCGAGCTGGAGGAGCTGCACCGGGTACTCACCCGGATCAACGCCGCGGCACTGGCTGCCAACGCACTTACCATCTGACCCGAGGAGTCGTCATGGCGAAAGATCGCCCCAATCCGATCCAGTACCTGACCTACGCGTACGGCCGGCGCCTACCCGATTCGATGCGCGAGTGGGTGGCGCACGACTTGGCCGACTACGGCGCGGTACGTCGTCACCTGATCCGGATGGCGATCCCGCCGCTGTTGGTCTTGGCGCCCCTGTGGCTGCTGCCGGCATCGCTGTACGTCCACACCGAGATGACGGTGCCGATCTACATCTGGTCACTGTTGATGGCGCTGGCGCTGAACAAGGTGTGGCGCCGCCACCGGCTGGCTCAGCACAATCTTGATCCCAACCTGGTCGACGAGATCAAGTACAAGAAGGAAGCCCACATTCACGAGGACTACATCCGGCGCTTCGGACCTCGGCCGGAATCGGCCAAGTTCCAGGCGAACAGCAGCCCGTTCTGAATCGACGCCAGCAAAAACAGGTACCGCACTACTCAGGCCTCCCATGCGGCCGAGCCGTGAGCATGAATCCATCGCGCACCCATGCTCGATCTCGCAGCCAGGCAGCGTTCCGGGGAGGATCTGTGGCCATCGATGATTTGGGTTGGCTTGCGGACGTCCTGCGGGCCGACGGGCTGACCGTGACCGAGATCGACGGATGGCGCCGACGTGGCCACGGATACATCGACGACGTATGGGGCGTGGTGTGCCACCACACGGGGGACGACACCGTCGCCCCCGGCGCAGTTGCCGACGGTACCGCCGACCTACCAGGACCGTTGTCGCACATACTCGTTGGCCGCGACGGCTCCGTCACTGTCATCGCCGCCGGCATCTCCTACCACGCGGGCCACGGGTCGTACCCGGACCTTCCGGACAACAAGGCCAACGCACGCACCATCGGTGTCCACGCTGTCAGCGAAGGCAAGAAGCCCTATCCGCTGGAGCAGTACCTGGCTTATGTGCAGTGCTGCGCGGCGATCGTCGGCAGGATCGGGCAGCCCGCGTCGCATGTGATCGGACACAAGGAATGGGACCCGACCAAACACGACCCGTCGCTGAGCATGGACCAGCTCAGGGCCGATATCGCAGACCGGCTGCCCGACCGCACCCGGGACCGCGATCGGTACGGATGCCGGTGACAACTGCGCATCCGGCCGGCATCGTAGGCAGTTGAGTCAGGCGGTCTTCAGCAGCCGGCCAAGCTCGGATCGGCCGGCGTCGTCGAGCGGCAGCAGTGGCAGCCGTGGCACCCCCACACCCCGGCCCAGCAGGTCGAGACCACCCTTGACGGTGGTCGGCAGACCGCCCGCCACGATGAACTCCAGGAACGACTTGAGTTCGGTGTAGATGGCCTCGGCCTTCGTCCAGTCACCGGCCTGCGCCGCGGCATACAGGTCCAGGCACGGCTGCGGCAGCAGATTGGGTGCGGCCGTGCACCAGCCCCTGGCGCCCACCTTGAAAGCCTTGAGGATCATGGGGTTACTGCCGTTGTAGAACGGCAACCGGCCGTCGGTGAGTTCGGCCATGCGCTCCATGCGGGTGATGTCGCCGGTGGATTCCTTGACCATCGCGACGTTGTCGATCTCGTTGAACATCCGCACGAGCAATTCGGGGCTCATGTCGATGCCACTGGTCGCGGGGTTGTTGTAAACCATGATCGGGATGTCGATCGCGGCGCCGACGTTGGCGTAGTGCTGGACGATCTCGCGTTCGGAGAGCTTCCAATAGGAGATCGGCAGGATCATCACGGCGTCGGCCCCGGCCTCCTGAGCGTACTGCGCGCGGCGAATTGTGTTGGCCGTGGTGAGATCGGACGCGCCGATGATGACCGGCACCTGGCCGGCAACCACATCGATCGTAATGTCGACGACTGTGTCGAACTCAGACTCGGTGAGATACGCGGATTCACCCGTGCTGCCGAGCGGGACGATGCCGTGCGCGCCGGTGTCCACCAATCGATCGACCAGTGCGGCGAGCCTGCCGGTGTCAACCTCGTCGTCGGCGGTGAACGGCGTGACCGGATACGCCAGGATTCCATGAATATCTTTGTCTTTTACCATGTTTCAGATTCCTCAGTGGTGATTGGACGGATCAGCTGGTCAGGGCGTCGGGATGACGCACCAGGGCACGTCGCGCGTAGTAAGCGAAGTTGGCCTGGCTGCGCTTGGGCCGCAGAGTCCAGTCGTGGGCCTCACGGGCCAGCCTCGGGGGCAATTCGGCGATGGTGCCCGCCGCCATCGCGGCCAGTTGCAGTTTGGCCGCGCGTTCGATCAGCATCGCCAGCGAGCACGCCTCTTCGACGCTGGCGCCGGCGACCACGTGGCCGTGGTGTGCGAGCAGGATGGCCTTCTTGTCACCCAGTGCGGCACTGATGATCTCGCCCTCCTCGTTGCCCACAGGAACGCCGGGCCAGTCGGGCAGAAACGCGCAGTCGTCGTACAGCGGCGCCATGTCCATCTGCGAAACCTGCAGCGGCACTTCGAGCATCGACAGCGCCGCGACGTGGAACGGATGGGTGTGCACGATGCACTCGACGTCCGGGCGGGCCCGATAAATCCATGAGTGGAATCGATTGGCGGGGTTGGCCATACCTTGTCCGTCCAGGACGTTGAGGTCCTCGTCCACGAGCAGCAGGTTGGCATCGGTGATTTCGTCGAATCCGAGTCCGAGCTGTTGGGTGTAGTAGGTTCCCGGCTTCTCGGCCCGTGCCGTGATCTGTCCGGCCAGGCCCGAGTCATGGCCGGCGTCGAACAGCGCCCGGCAGGTCAACGCCAGCTTCTGGCGCGTTGTCAGCGGGGAATCCTGCACGTGGCTCGACAGTGCGTCCAGCGCACGCTGCATCAACACCTGTTTCGAATCACCAAAGGTTGTAGTGACAGTCATCTCCCATGCCTTTCCGAGGACTATTTGACACAATTAGGACGATAGGACACTTTGTGTCCTATCGTCAATAGTGTGTTGCGTAGCCCGGCGGCCGGTCAGCTCTGTCGGGAGCGGCCGAAGTCGGCCTGGGCGACCACGAACACCTCACTACGCGCCGAACCTCGCTGACGGAGCTGGTGCGGGTGCGCGGCGTCGAAGTATGCGCAGTCGCCGGTATCCAGCATGATGACCTGGTCGGCGTAGCGCAGCTCCACCGATCCCGCGTGGACGAACACCATCTCCTGGCCGACATGAGCCGGGTGCGGATGCTCACTGAACTCACGGGTGGGATGAACAATGAAGGGCGACATCGCCTTTCCGAGCATGCCGGCTGCGACAGCGTGGTAGCGGCCGGCTGGACGGTCCACCGCCCGGTCCACCGACAACGTCCCCACCTCGGGATCTTCGGAAAACAATTGCGCCACGTCGACGTCGAGGACACGGGCCACCTTGATCGCCACGGCAATCGACGGCGTGGAACGCTGTCGTTCGATCTTCGACAGGTAGCTCTTGGTCAGCCCGGTCGCCTCAGCCAGTTCCTCAAGCGTCATGCCCCGTTGCTGACGCACTGAGCGCAGCAGAGCACTCATCGCACCTCCTGCATTCCTGTCACCGCCAGCCGAGTTTACCGAATCGCCGATCAGACACCAGGTGTCGTCGACGAAGCGGAAGTTTTCACGGGGAACTCAGTCGGCACGCTCCGACGCGATGCTCCAGGGCGGGAACGGATCAGCGAACCGTAGCCACGATTTTGGGCCTCCCTGGAACTCCTCGTCGGTCAGCATCGCATCGTCCAGTGCGGCACATAGGCCGTCAACGTCCAGATCCAGTCCGATGAACGCCAATTCCTGCCCGATCGCCAGCATCTCTTCGTCAACACCGAGGGTCCCGTCGACTGCAAGGGGAGCCAGCACGACCATGCGGCCGACGTGATCCCACTGCGCGACAACGTTGGGCCGGCTCGCAAGTCGGCAGAATCCCACTGAGCGGATCACCTTCCCGAAGCAGCCTGATTCGATGGTGTAGAGCAGTCGCTCCATTCGGAACGGGTGCAGGGGACGCAAGTGCTCATAGCGCAGCGCGCTCACTCGCGTGTCGGTCATACGGGGATCGAAGTCGCCGTTGACGAGACGCACCCACCCCGGGCGGTCTTGGCCTGAGGTGTAGGGGGAGCTTGTCGGCGGAAACGTGAGATCGTCACCGTGCAGGCTCAGGTGCGCCTGCGGGCCGAGGTGACTGATAAGCGCCATCAAAGCCGATAGTTGCCCGGTGGGAAGCGATGTCCAGTTGACAAGCACCACGGCAGACGCGTATTCGATCTGCCGGGCGATCAGTAGAGCAGCGGCGGTTACGTTGTGTCTGTTCAC encodes:
- a CDS encoding MmpS family transport accessory protein, whose translation is MARRIARAFKVLWIPLVLIVVLAISGLVVSRLHRMFGSEDLNANAGAGIEIVQFNPKILVYDVYGPPGTTAQISYFDPDANIHQVNTPLPWSVTLSTTLPTVSANLMARSDSDQIGCRVTVNGTVREEQSADGINAQTYCLVKSA
- a CDS encoding sigma-70 family RNA polymerase sigma factor, giving the protein MHPGGDVPNCDVASASRPTFDDAGTAARFAAEALPHLDQIRRGAYRLTASKYDAEDLVQETLLKAYSGFHTYQPDTNMRAWLFRIMQNTWTSAYYARQRRPNELLCEGLSDWQLLDERIFTPVGLRAAEIEAMTMSYDDEIIRALKAIPLQNRMAVYFADIEGYQYREIAAMMGTPIGTVMSRLARGRSRLRALLSECRRRTQSGETEQPA
- a CDS encoding NCS2 family permease encodes the protein MNRLDRFFEVSARGSTIPAEIRGGVVTFIAMAYIIVLNPVILSSAQDVAGNKLTFAQVSATTSLAAGVMTILFGVIARMPFAFAAGLGINSFLATTVVGSVTWPEAMGLVVINGLVIVLLAATGLRRLVFDAVPMQLKLAITAGIGLFILFIGLVDAGFVGSTGRPSPPVGLGIGGTGSINTVPTVVFVFTLLVTGILVARRVRGGILIGLATGTVVAIIVEAIWHLGSATEHPGGWGLSVPSLSGSPFALPDMSLVGAFSLGSFGRIGALAAIMLVFTLVFANFFDAMGTMTGLSREAGLSDAQGTFPRLRSALIVEGAGAVVGGASSASSNTVFIESGAGIEEGARTGLANLVTGTLFLAAMFVSPLASIVPTEVAAAALVIVGAMMVSHLRHIDISEFSIALPVVLTVATMAFSYSIANGIGVGFVAWAVLRSAAGKAREISPLLWIVAAGFVLYFARGWIESLIGMH
- a CDS encoding DUF808 domain-containing protein, whose amino-acid sequence is MSAGLFGLLDDIAALARLAAASIDDVGAATGKATAKAAGVVIDDTAVTPQYVHGITADRELPVIKRIAIGSLRNKIVFILPVALLLSQFAPWLLTPILMLGATYLCFEGAEKVWGYATKHGADGHHDTPAGAVGGDAERYMVTGAIRTDLILSAEIMVIALNEVAHQPFFPRLIILIIVALVITAAVYGVVAGIVKMDDIGLILTQRNSRFAKWMGRGLVAGMPKLLTALSAIGTIAMLWVGGHILLAGTNTLGWHGPYGLVHHAEEFVRHALSNAAGLGGLAAWLVNTTVSAVIGLVVGAIVVAIVHVLPFGKKNSHA
- a CDS encoding Crp/Fnr family transcriptional regulator, which gives rise to MDEILARAGIFRGLQPGAVAALKHQLEPVSFPRGRTIFVEGEPGDTLYIIISGKVKIGRRTADGRENLITLMGPSDMFGELAIFDPGPRTSTVTALTEVSTVSMNHSALRPWITEEPEIAEQLLRVLARRLRRTNDNLCDLIFTDVPGRVAKQLLYLAQRFGSREGNSLRVNHELTQEEIAQLVGSSRETVNKALADFTQRGWIRVQSKSILIDNPERLALRAK
- a CDS encoding LysR family transcriptional regulator ArgP; translation: MRIDGQQLAALAAVIESGSFDAAAARLHVTPSAVSQRIKALEQRVGQVLVVRDKPCVATTAGVPLLRLAAQTALLESEALAEMGGDAAPWTRIALAVNADSMATWFTAVLARLPGVLFDIRIGDQDHSAQLLREGVVMGVVTTERRPVPGCRVYPLGAMRYVPVSTAGYVDRYLPDGFTAAAAAQAPSLAWNRDDALQDSLVRKVFRKDIARPTHFIPTAEGFGAAVRAGLGWGMYPEELVEDSWVPIAPQYLDVPLYWQCWKLDSVMVSTITDTVRSAAASLRARR
- a CDS encoding MarR family winged helix-turn-helix transcriptional regulator, which gives rise to MPAQTSVEVDPLALERQVCFALAISNRAVQAVYRPLLEPLGITHPQYLVMLALWDHHRSAVGGLPPLSVKQIAAALQLESATLSPMLKRLETLGLITRTRSTGDERSTDIGLTDAGIALRDRALEIPPAVVARLGVDMAELEELHRVLTRINAAALAANALTI
- a CDS encoding DUF5313 domain-containing protein, giving the protein MAKDRPNPIQYLTYAYGRRLPDSMREWVAHDLADYGAVRRHLIRMAIPPLLVLAPLWLLPASLYVHTEMTVPIYIWSLLMALALNKVWRRHRLAQHNLDPNLVDEIKYKKEAHIHEDYIRRFGPRPESAKFQANSSPF
- a CDS encoding peptidoglycan recognition family protein; the protein is MAIDDLGWLADVLRADGLTVTEIDGWRRRGHGYIDDVWGVVCHHTGDDTVAPGAVADGTADLPGPLSHILVGRDGSVTVIAAGISYHAGHGSYPDLPDNKANARTIGVHAVSEGKKPYPLEQYLAYVQCCAAIVGRIGQPASHVIGHKEWDPTKHDPSLSMDQLRADIADRLPDRTRDRDRYGCR
- a CDS encoding dihydrodipicolinate synthase family protein; translated protein: MVKDKDIHGILAYPVTPFTADDEVDTGRLAALVDRLVDTGAHGIVPLGSTGESAYLTESEFDTVVDITIDVVAGQVPVIIGASDLTTANTIRRAQYAQEAGADAVMILPISYWKLSEREIVQHYANVGAAIDIPIMVYNNPATSGIDMSPELLVRMFNEIDNVAMVKESTGDITRMERMAELTDGRLPFYNGSNPMILKAFKVGARGWCTAAPNLLPQPCLDLYAAAQAGDWTKAEAIYTELKSFLEFIVAGGLPTTVKGGLDLLGRGVGVPRLPLLPLDDAGRSELGRLLKTA
- a CDS encoding aldolase; this encodes MTVTTTFGDSKQVLMQRALDALSSHVQDSPLTTRQKLALTCRALFDAGHDSGLAGQITARAEKPGTYYTQQLGLGFDEITDANLLLVDEDLNVLDGQGMANPANRFHSWIYRARPDVECIVHTHPFHVAALSMLEVPLQVSQMDMAPLYDDCAFLPDWPGVPVGNEEGEIISAALGDKKAILLAHHGHVVAGASVEEACSLAMLIERAAKLQLAAMAAGTIAELPPRLAREAHDWTLRPKRSQANFAYYARRALVRHPDALTS
- a CDS encoding helix-turn-helix domain-containing protein; amino-acid sequence: MSALLRSVRQQRGMTLEELAEATGLTKSYLSKIERQRSTPSIAVAIKVARVLDVDVAQLFSEDPEVGTLSVDRAVDRPAGRYHAVAAGMLGKAMSPFIVHPTREFSEHPHPAHVGQEMVFVHAGSVELRYADQVIMLDTGDCAYFDAAHPHQLRQRGSARSEVFVVAQADFGRSRQS
- a CDS encoding GTP-binding protein codes for the protein MDVVDMVAVVGACGPERLRHAKGLAVMSNRSFLTVPDLGDSDPISEAIDLLRWRQCAAGTVVEFPADTDVLGLIGAVAAGDVPIRLVAIVCVVDAVHLLDDLDRDDYVVTSPVNRHNVTAAALLIARQIEYASAVVLVNWTSLPTGQLSALMALISHLGPQAHLSLHGDDLTFPPTSSPYTSGQDRPGWVRLVNGDFDPRMTDTRVSALRYEHLRPLHPFRMERLLYTIESGCFGKVIRSVGFCRLASRPNVVAQWDHVGRMVVLAPLAVDGTLGVDEEMLAIGQELAFIGLDLDVDGLCAALDDAMLTDEEFQGGPKSWLRFADPFPPWSIASERAD